In Canis lupus dingo isolate Sandy chromosome 12, ASM325472v2, whole genome shotgun sequence, the following proteins share a genomic window:
- the LOC112641236 gene encoding E3 ubiquitin-protein ligase TRIM39 isoform X2, translating into MAETSLLEAGASAASTAAALENLQVEASCSVCLEYLKEPVIIECGHNFCKACITRWWEDLERDFPCPVCRKTSRYRSLRPNRQLGSMVEIAKQLQAVKRKIRDESLCPQHHEALSLFCYEDQEAVCLICAISHTHRAHTVVPLDDATQEYKEKLQKCLEPLEQKLQEITRCKSSEEKKPGELKRLVECRRQQILKEFEELHRRLDEEQQMLLSRLEEEEQDILQRLRENAAHLGDKRRDLAHLAAEVEGKCLQSGFEMLKDVKSTLEKCEKVKTMEVTSVSIELEKNFSNFPRQYFALRKILKQLIADVTLDPETAHPNLVLSEDRKSVKFVETRLRDLPDTPRRFTFYPCVLATEGFTSGRHYWEVEAAHCVLAQDPNNQALARFYCHTERTIAKRLVLRRDPSVKRTLCRGCSSLLVPGLTCTQRQRRCRGQRWTVQTCLTCERSQRFLNDPDHLLWADRPEAQLGNQAGERSQTTTTPTKCSPPHSSPPP; encoded by the exons ATGGCAGAGACAAGTCTGTTAGAGGCTGGGGCCTCTGCAGCCTCCACAGCTGCAGCTCTGGAGAACTTACAGGTGGAAGCGAGTTGCTCTGTGTGCCTGGAGTATCTGAAGGAGCCTGTCATCATTGAGTGTGGGCACAACTTCTGCAAAGCTTGTATCACTCGCTGGTGGGAGGACCTAGAGAGGGACTTTCCTTGTCCTGTCTGTCGAAAAACATCCCGCTACCGCAGTCTTCGGCCTAATCGACAACTAGGCAGTATGGTGGAAATTGCCAAGCAGCTCCAGGCTGTCAAGCGGAAGATCCGAGATGAgagcctctgcccccagcaccaTGAGGCCCTCAGCCTCTTTTGCTATGAGGATCAGGAGGCTGTATGTTTGATATGTGCAATTTCCCACACCCACCGGGCCCACACCGTCGTGCCACTGGATGATGCCACACAGGAGTACAAG gaaaaactgcagaagtGCCTGGAGCCCCTGGAGCAGAAGCTGCAGGAGATTACCCGCTGCAAGTCCTCTGAGGAGAAGAAGCCCGGAGAGCTCAAG aGACTAGTGGAGTGTCGCCGACAACAGATCTTAAAGGAATTTGAAGAGCTTCATAGGCGGCTGGATGAAGAGCAACAGATGTTGCTTTCACgactggaggaggaggaacaagACATCCTACAACGCCTCCGAGAAAATGCTGCTCATCTTGGAGACAAGCGCCGGGACCTGGCCCACTTGGCTGCTGAGGTGGAGGGCAAGTGCTTACAGTCGGGCTTCGAGATGCTTAAG GATGTCAAAAGTACCCTGGAAAA ATGTGAGAAGGTGAAGACCATGGAGGTGACTTCAGTGTCCATAGAGCTGGAAAAGAACTTCAGCAATTTCCCCCGACAGTACTTTGCCCTAAGGAAAATCCTTAAACAGCTAATTG CGGATGTGACCCTGGACCCAGAGACTGCTCACCCTAACCTAGTCCTGTCAGAAGATCGTAAGAGCGTCAAGTTTGTGGAAACAAGACTCCGGGATCTCCCTGACACACCACGGCGGTTCACCTTCTACCCTTGTGTCCTGGCTACTGAGGGCTTCACCTCAGGCCGACACTactgggaggtggag GCCGCACACTGTGTCCTTGCGCAGGACCCTAACAACCAGGCGCTAGCGAGGTTTTACTGCCACACGGAGAGGACCATCGCCAAGCGGCTTGTCTTGCGGCG GGACCCCTCGGTGAAGAGGACCCTCTGTAGAGGCTGCTCTTCCCTCCTCGTcccgggcctcacctgcaccCAGCGCCAGAGAC GCTGTAGGGGACAGCGCTGGACAGTACAGACTTGCCTAACATGCGAGCGCAGCCAGCGTTTCCTCAATGATCCTGATCATCTGCTCTGGGCAGACCGGCCTGAGGCCCAGCTGGGGAACCAGGCAGGTGAGAG ATCTCAAACCACCACAACCCCTACCAAATGCAGCCCACCCCATTCCAGTCCACCTCCCTGA
- the LOC112641236 gene encoding E3 ubiquitin-protein ligase TRIM39 isoform X3 translates to MAETSLLEAGASAASTAAALENLQVEASCSVCLEYLKEPVIIECGHNFCKACITRWWEDLERDFPCPVCRKTSRYRSLRPNRQLGSMVEIAKQLQAVKRKIRDESLCPQHHEALSLFCYEDQEAVCLICAISHTHRAHTVVPLDDATQEYKEKLQKCLEPLEQKLQEITRCKSSEEKKPGELKRLVECRRQQILKEFEELHRRLDEEQQMLLSRLEEEEQDILQRLRENAAHLGDKRRDLAHLAAEVEGKCLQSGFEMLKDVKSTLEKCEKVKTMEVTSVSIELEKNFSNFPRQYFALRKILKQLIADVTLDPETAHPNLVLSEDRKSVKFVETRLRDLPDTPRRFTFYPCVLATEGFTSGRHYWEVEVGDKTHWAVGVCRDSVSRKGELTPLPETGYWRVRLWNGDKYAATTTPFTPLHIKVKPKRVGIFLDYEAGTLSFYNVTDRSHIYTFTDTFTEKLWPLFYPGIRAGRKNAAPLTIRPPTDWE, encoded by the exons ATGGCAGAGACAAGTCTGTTAGAGGCTGGGGCCTCTGCAGCCTCCACAGCTGCAGCTCTGGAGAACTTACAGGTGGAAGCGAGTTGCTCTGTGTGCCTGGAGTATCTGAAGGAGCCTGTCATCATTGAGTGTGGGCACAACTTCTGCAAAGCTTGTATCACTCGCTGGTGGGAGGACCTAGAGAGGGACTTTCCTTGTCCTGTCTGTCGAAAAACATCCCGCTACCGCAGTCTTCGGCCTAATCGACAACTAGGCAGTATGGTGGAAATTGCCAAGCAGCTCCAGGCTGTCAAGCGGAAGATCCGAGATGAgagcctctgcccccagcaccaTGAGGCCCTCAGCCTCTTTTGCTATGAGGATCAGGAGGCTGTATGTTTGATATGTGCAATTTCCCACACCCACCGGGCCCACACCGTCGTGCCACTGGATGATGCCACACAGGAGTACAAG gaaaaactgcagaagtGCCTGGAGCCCCTGGAGCAGAAGCTGCAGGAGATTACCCGCTGCAAGTCCTCTGAGGAGAAGAAGCCCGGAGAGCTCAAG aGACTAGTGGAGTGTCGCCGACAACAGATCTTAAAGGAATTTGAAGAGCTTCATAGGCGGCTGGATGAAGAGCAACAGATGTTGCTTTCACgactggaggaggaggaacaagACATCCTACAACGCCTCCGAGAAAATGCTGCTCATCTTGGAGACAAGCGCCGGGACCTGGCCCACTTGGCTGCTGAGGTGGAGGGCAAGTGCTTACAGTCGGGCTTCGAGATGCTTAAG GATGTCAAAAGTACCCTGGAAAA ATGTGAGAAGGTGAAGACCATGGAGGTGACTTCAGTGTCCATAGAGCTGGAAAAGAACTTCAGCAATTTCCCCCGACAGTACTTTGCCCTAAGGAAAATCCTTAAACAGCTAATTG CGGATGTGACCCTGGACCCAGAGACTGCTCACCCTAACCTAGTCCTGTCAGAAGATCGTAAGAGCGTCAAGTTTGTGGAAACAAGACTCCGGGATCTCCCTGACACACCACGGCGGTTCACCTTCTACCCTTGTGTCCTGGCTACTGAGGGCTTCACCTCAGGCCGACACTactgggaggtggaggtgggtgaTAAGACCCACTGGGCAGTGGGCGTGTGCCGGGACTCTGTGAGCCGAAAGGGCGAGCTGACTCCACTCCCTGAGACTGGCTACTGGCGGGTGCGGCTGTGGAATGGGGACAAATATGCAGCCACCACTACGCCTTTTACCCCTTTGCACATCAAGGTGAAACCCAAGAGGGTGGGCATATTCCTCGACTATGAGGCTGGCACGCTGTCTTTTTACAATGTCACAGACCGCTCTCATATCTACACTTTTACTGATACTTTTACTGAGAAACTTTGGCCCCTCTTCTATCCAGGCATCCGGGCTGGTCGGAAGAATGCTGCACCACTTACTATCAGGCCCCCAACAGATTGGGAGTGA
- the LOC112641236 gene encoding E3 ubiquitin-protein ligase TRIM39 isoform X1, producing the protein MAETSLLEAGASAASTAAALENLQVEASCSVCLEYLKEPVIIECGHNFCKACITRWWEDLERDFPCPVCRKTSRYRSLRPNRQLGSMVEIAKQLQAVKRKIRDESLCPQHHEALSLFCYEDQEAVCLICAISHTHRAHTVVPLDDATQEYKEKLQKCLEPLEQKLQEITRCKSSEEKKPGELKRLVECRRQQILKEFEELHRRLDEEQQMLLSRLEEEEQDILQRLRENAAHLGDKRRDLAHLAAEVEGKCLQSGFEMLKDVKSTLEKCEKVKTMEVTSVSIELEKNFSNFPRQYFALRKILKQLIADVTLDPETAHPNLVLSEDRKSVKFVETRLRDLPDTPRRFTFYPCVLATEGFTSGRHYWEVEAAHCVLAQDPNNQALARFYCHTERTIAKRLVLRRDPSVKRTLCRGCSSLLVPGLTCTQRQRRCRGQRWTVQTCLTCERSQRFLNDPDHLLWADRPEAQLGNQADLKPPQPLPNAAHPIPVHLPEEKVQPQSSSHH; encoded by the exons ATGGCAGAGACAAGTCTGTTAGAGGCTGGGGCCTCTGCAGCCTCCACAGCTGCAGCTCTGGAGAACTTACAGGTGGAAGCGAGTTGCTCTGTGTGCCTGGAGTATCTGAAGGAGCCTGTCATCATTGAGTGTGGGCACAACTTCTGCAAAGCTTGTATCACTCGCTGGTGGGAGGACCTAGAGAGGGACTTTCCTTGTCCTGTCTGTCGAAAAACATCCCGCTACCGCAGTCTTCGGCCTAATCGACAACTAGGCAGTATGGTGGAAATTGCCAAGCAGCTCCAGGCTGTCAAGCGGAAGATCCGAGATGAgagcctctgcccccagcaccaTGAGGCCCTCAGCCTCTTTTGCTATGAGGATCAGGAGGCTGTATGTTTGATATGTGCAATTTCCCACACCCACCGGGCCCACACCGTCGTGCCACTGGATGATGCCACACAGGAGTACAAG gaaaaactgcagaagtGCCTGGAGCCCCTGGAGCAGAAGCTGCAGGAGATTACCCGCTGCAAGTCCTCTGAGGAGAAGAAGCCCGGAGAGCTCAAG aGACTAGTGGAGTGTCGCCGACAACAGATCTTAAAGGAATTTGAAGAGCTTCATAGGCGGCTGGATGAAGAGCAACAGATGTTGCTTTCACgactggaggaggaggaacaagACATCCTACAACGCCTCCGAGAAAATGCTGCTCATCTTGGAGACAAGCGCCGGGACCTGGCCCACTTGGCTGCTGAGGTGGAGGGCAAGTGCTTACAGTCGGGCTTCGAGATGCTTAAG GATGTCAAAAGTACCCTGGAAAA ATGTGAGAAGGTGAAGACCATGGAGGTGACTTCAGTGTCCATAGAGCTGGAAAAGAACTTCAGCAATTTCCCCCGACAGTACTTTGCCCTAAGGAAAATCCTTAAACAGCTAATTG CGGATGTGACCCTGGACCCAGAGACTGCTCACCCTAACCTAGTCCTGTCAGAAGATCGTAAGAGCGTCAAGTTTGTGGAAACAAGACTCCGGGATCTCCCTGACACACCACGGCGGTTCACCTTCTACCCTTGTGTCCTGGCTACTGAGGGCTTCACCTCAGGCCGACACTactgggaggtggag GCCGCACACTGTGTCCTTGCGCAGGACCCTAACAACCAGGCGCTAGCGAGGTTTTACTGCCACACGGAGAGGACCATCGCCAAGCGGCTTGTCTTGCGGCG GGACCCCTCGGTGAAGAGGACCCTCTGTAGAGGCTGCTCTTCCCTCCTCGTcccgggcctcacctgcaccCAGCGCCAGAGAC GCTGTAGGGGACAGCGCTGGACAGTACAGACTTGCCTAACATGCGAGCGCAGCCAGCGTTTCCTCAATGATCCTGATCATCTGCTCTGGGCAGACCGGCCTGAGGCCCAGCTGGGGAACCAGGCAG ATCTCAAACCACCACAACCCCTACCAAATGCAGCCCACCCCATTCCAGTCCACCTCCCTGAGGAGAAAGTGCAGCCTCAGAGCTCCAGTCACCATTGA
- the LOC112641236 gene encoding E3 ubiquitin-protein ligase TRIM39 isoform X5 — MAETSLLEAGASAASTAAALENLQVEASCSVCLEYLKEPVIIECGHNFCKACITRWWEDLERDFPCPVCRKTSRYRSLRPNRQLGSMVEIAKQLQAVKRKIRDESLCPQHHEALSLFCYEDQEAVCLICAISHTHRAHTVVPLDDATQEYKEKLQKCLEPLEQKLQEITRCKSSEEKKPGELKRLVECRRQQILKEFEELHRRLDEEQQMLLSRLEEEEQDILQRLRENAAHLGDKRRDLAHLAAEVEGKCLQSGFEMLKDVKSTLEKCEKVKTMEVTSVSIELEKNFSNFPRQYFALRKILKQLIADVTLDPETAHPNLVLSEDRKSVKFVETRLRDLPDTPRRFTFYPCVLATEGFTSGRHYWEVEASGLVGRMLHHLLSGPQQIGSDR, encoded by the exons ATGGCAGAGACAAGTCTGTTAGAGGCTGGGGCCTCTGCAGCCTCCACAGCTGCAGCTCTGGAGAACTTACAGGTGGAAGCGAGTTGCTCTGTGTGCCTGGAGTATCTGAAGGAGCCTGTCATCATTGAGTGTGGGCACAACTTCTGCAAAGCTTGTATCACTCGCTGGTGGGAGGACCTAGAGAGGGACTTTCCTTGTCCTGTCTGTCGAAAAACATCCCGCTACCGCAGTCTTCGGCCTAATCGACAACTAGGCAGTATGGTGGAAATTGCCAAGCAGCTCCAGGCTGTCAAGCGGAAGATCCGAGATGAgagcctctgcccccagcaccaTGAGGCCCTCAGCCTCTTTTGCTATGAGGATCAGGAGGCTGTATGTTTGATATGTGCAATTTCCCACACCCACCGGGCCCACACCGTCGTGCCACTGGATGATGCCACACAGGAGTACAAG gaaaaactgcagaagtGCCTGGAGCCCCTGGAGCAGAAGCTGCAGGAGATTACCCGCTGCAAGTCCTCTGAGGAGAAGAAGCCCGGAGAGCTCAAG aGACTAGTGGAGTGTCGCCGACAACAGATCTTAAAGGAATTTGAAGAGCTTCATAGGCGGCTGGATGAAGAGCAACAGATGTTGCTTTCACgactggaggaggaggaacaagACATCCTACAACGCCTCCGAGAAAATGCTGCTCATCTTGGAGACAAGCGCCGGGACCTGGCCCACTTGGCTGCTGAGGTGGAGGGCAAGTGCTTACAGTCGGGCTTCGAGATGCTTAAG GATGTCAAAAGTACCCTGGAAAA ATGTGAGAAGGTGAAGACCATGGAGGTGACTTCAGTGTCCATAGAGCTGGAAAAGAACTTCAGCAATTTCCCCCGACAGTACTTTGCCCTAAGGAAAATCCTTAAACAGCTAATTG CGGATGTGACCCTGGACCCAGAGACTGCTCACCCTAACCTAGTCCTGTCAGAAGATCGTAAGAGCGTCAAGTTTGTGGAAACAAGACTCCGGGATCTCCCTGACACACCACGGCGGTTCACCTTCTACCCTTGTGTCCTGGCTACTGAGGGCTTCACCTCAGGCCGACACTactgggaggtggag GCATCCGGGCTGGTCGGAAGAATGCTGCACCACTTACTATCAGGCCCCCAACAGATTGGGAGTGACAGGTAG
- the LOC112641236 gene encoding ribonuclease P protein subunit p21 isoform X6, with amino-acid sequence MAGPVKDREAFQRLSFLYQAAHCVLAQDPNNQALARFYCHTERTIAKRLVLRRDPSVKRTLCRGCSSLLVPGLTCTQRQRRCRGQRWTVQTCLTCERSQRFLNDPDHLLWADRPEAQLGNQADLKPPQPLPNAAHPIPVHLPEEKVQPQSSSHH; translated from the exons ATGGCTGGGCCGGTGAAGGACCGCGAGGCCTTCCAGAGGCTCAGCTTCTTGTACCAG GCCGCACACTGTGTCCTTGCGCAGGACCCTAACAACCAGGCGCTAGCGAGGTTTTACTGCCACACGGAGAGGACCATCGCCAAGCGGCTTGTCTTGCGGCG GGACCCCTCGGTGAAGAGGACCCTCTGTAGAGGCTGCTCTTCCCTCCTCGTcccgggcctcacctgcaccCAGCGCCAGAGAC GCTGTAGGGGACAGCGCTGGACAGTACAGACTTGCCTAACATGCGAGCGCAGCCAGCGTTTCCTCAATGATCCTGATCATCTGCTCTGGGCAGACCGGCCTGAGGCCCAGCTGGGGAACCAGGCAG ATCTCAAACCACCACAACCCCTACCAAATGCAGCCCACCCCATTCCAGTCCACCTCCCTGAGGAGAAAGTGCAGCCTCAGAGCTCCAGTCACCATTGA
- the LOC112641236 gene encoding E3 ubiquitin-protein ligase TRIM39 isoform X4: protein MAETSLLEAGASAASTAAALENLQVEASCSVCLEYLKEPVIIECGHNFCKACITRWWEDLERDFPCPVCRKTSRYRSLRPNRQLGSMVEIAKQLQAVKRKIRDESLCPQHHEALSLFCYEDQEAVCLICAISHTHRAHTVVPLDDATQEYKEKLQKCLEPLEQKLQEITRCKSSEEKKPGELKRLVECRRQQILKEFEELHRRLDEEQQMLLSRLEEEEQDILQRLRENAAHLGDKRRDLAHLAAEVEGKCLQSGFEMLKDVKSTLEKCEKVKTMEVTSVSIELEKNFSNFPRQYFALRKILKQLIADVTLDPETAHPNLVLSEDRKSVKFVETRLRDLPDTPRRFTFYPCVLATEGFTSGRHYWEVEAAHCVLAQDPNNQALARFYCHTERTIAKRLVLRRL from the exons ATGGCAGAGACAAGTCTGTTAGAGGCTGGGGCCTCTGCAGCCTCCACAGCTGCAGCTCTGGAGAACTTACAGGTGGAAGCGAGTTGCTCTGTGTGCCTGGAGTATCTGAAGGAGCCTGTCATCATTGAGTGTGGGCACAACTTCTGCAAAGCTTGTATCACTCGCTGGTGGGAGGACCTAGAGAGGGACTTTCCTTGTCCTGTCTGTCGAAAAACATCCCGCTACCGCAGTCTTCGGCCTAATCGACAACTAGGCAGTATGGTGGAAATTGCCAAGCAGCTCCAGGCTGTCAAGCGGAAGATCCGAGATGAgagcctctgcccccagcaccaTGAGGCCCTCAGCCTCTTTTGCTATGAGGATCAGGAGGCTGTATGTTTGATATGTGCAATTTCCCACACCCACCGGGCCCACACCGTCGTGCCACTGGATGATGCCACACAGGAGTACAAG gaaaaactgcagaagtGCCTGGAGCCCCTGGAGCAGAAGCTGCAGGAGATTACCCGCTGCAAGTCCTCTGAGGAGAAGAAGCCCGGAGAGCTCAAG aGACTAGTGGAGTGTCGCCGACAACAGATCTTAAAGGAATTTGAAGAGCTTCATAGGCGGCTGGATGAAGAGCAACAGATGTTGCTTTCACgactggaggaggaggaacaagACATCCTACAACGCCTCCGAGAAAATGCTGCTCATCTTGGAGACAAGCGCCGGGACCTGGCCCACTTGGCTGCTGAGGTGGAGGGCAAGTGCTTACAGTCGGGCTTCGAGATGCTTAAG GATGTCAAAAGTACCCTGGAAAA ATGTGAGAAGGTGAAGACCATGGAGGTGACTTCAGTGTCCATAGAGCTGGAAAAGAACTTCAGCAATTTCCCCCGACAGTACTTTGCCCTAAGGAAAATCCTTAAACAGCTAATTG CGGATGTGACCCTGGACCCAGAGACTGCTCACCCTAACCTAGTCCTGTCAGAAGATCGTAAGAGCGTCAAGTTTGTGGAAACAAGACTCCGGGATCTCCCTGACACACCACGGCGGTTCACCTTCTACCCTTGTGTCCTGGCTACTGAGGGCTTCACCTCAGGCCGACACTactgggaggtggag GCCGCACACTGTGTCCTTGCGCAGGACCCTAACAACCAGGCGCTAGCGAGGTTTTACTGCCACACGGAGAGGACCATCGCCAAGCGGCTTGTCTTGCGGCG GCTGTAG